One Brassica oleracea var. oleracea cultivar TO1000 chromosome C7, BOL, whole genome shotgun sequence genomic window carries:
- the LOC106303658 gene encoding uncharacterized protein LOC106303658, with product MAIEDHENPHRVIKPKNRRIMGGDGLEEEENHRWPAWLKPLLKEHFFVQCDVHSPKSECKMYCLDCTNGSLCSLCLAHHNNHRTIQIRRSSYHDVIRVNEIQKYLDIFGIQTYVINSAKVVFLNERPQPRPGKGVTNTCKVCYRGLVDDCFSFCSLGCKVAGTTRSFEKRVKYTPTEPENSSSSSSGVEDNIPDPQSLAPSTPHLPTSTSLRKRKRKGIPFQSPLQ from the exons GGAGGTGATGGACTGGAGGAAGAAGAGAATCATCGATGGCCTGCGTGGCTAAAGCCTCTACTCAAAGAACACTTCTTTGTTCAATGCGACGTTCACTCACCTAAAAGCGAATGCAAGATGTACTGTTTGGACTGCACAAACGGCTCGCTTTGCTCCCTCTGTCTTGCGCATCACAACAATCATCGTACCATTCAG ATAAGGAGATCATCTTATCATGATGTGATAAGGGTGAATGAGATTCAGAAGTATTTGGATATCTTTGGCATTCAGACGTATGTGATCAACAGCGCAAAGGTTGTGTTTTTGAATGAAAGGCCTCAGCCTAGACCCGGTAAAGGAGTTACTAATACCTGCAAGGTCTGTTATCGTGGCCTTGTCGATGATTGCTTCAGCTTCTGCTCTCTTGGCTGCAAG GTAGCAGGAACTACTAGGAGCTTTGAGAAGAGAGTGAAGTATACACCAACGGAACCAGAGAATTCAAGCAGCAGCAGTTCAGGAGTAGAGGATAACATTCCAGATCCACAGAGCTTAGCCCCTTCAACACCTCACCTTCCTACTTCCACTTCTTTGCGGAAAAGAAAAAGAAAGGGAATCCCTTTCCAATCTCCACTACAATGA